In a single window of the Flavobacterium sp. W4I14 genome:
- a CDS encoding hypothetical protein (product_source=Hypo-rule applied; superfamily=54637): MRKKEENYWIKINSDFPTLQSICNIISPHFTYFCHQMSLKKKFARESFTIMNELVLPNDTNTLNNLMGGRLLHWMDIAAGNFGSKTL; encoded by the coding sequence ATGCGCAAAAAAGAAGAAAATTATTGGATAAAAATTAACAGCGATTTCCCTACACTACAATCTATTTGTAATATCATTTCACCACATTTTACTTACTTTTGCCATCAAATGAGTTTAAAAAAGAAATTTGCCAGAGAAAGTTTTACCATCATGAACGAATTGGTATTACCAAACGATACCAATACCTTAAACAACTTAATGGGTGGGCGCTTGCTCCATTGGATGGATATTGCAGCCGGCAATTTCGGCTCAAAAACACTGTAA
- a CDS encoding myo-inositol 2-dehydrogenase/D-chiro-inositol 1-dehydrogenase (product_source=KO:K00010; cath_funfam=3.40.50.720; cog=COG0673; ko=KO:K00010; pfam=PF01408,PF02894; superfamily=51735,88697; tigrfam=TIGR01409; transmembrane_helix_parts=Inside_1_12,TMhelix_13_35,Outside_36_439) codes for MKKPINQQDRRDFLKATAMLAGGAMLSSIPLAGAYASGSDTIKIALIGCGDRGTGAAFQALSTKFNIKLVAMADAFQDRLDSSYQSLSGKFAAKMDVPKERQFVGFDAYLKAIPLADVVLLTTPPGFRPIHFEEAVKQNKQVFMEKPVAVDAPGIRKVLAAAEEAKKKKLNVVVGLQRRYQTNYRESMKRINDGAIGDIMSGQVYWNSGGVWVRPRKANQTEMEYQMRNWYYFNWLCGDHIVEQHVHNIDIANWMKNGHPVSVQGTGSRAWRTGKDYGEIYDNHSIELTYADGAVINSQCRHFEGISNRVDESFQGTKGKIFLSGSNQAIMKDYSGKELYNHNTKGNANPYQTEHDELFDAVSKGEYKFSNVDYAATSTFSAIIGRYATYSGQTIKWDEALASNISLMPERFAWDANPKLMPDEKGLYPIAMPGQAKVI; via the coding sequence ATGAAAAAACCAATCAACCAACAAGATCGTCGCGATTTTTTAAAAGCGACTGCAATGCTCGCAGGCGGTGCAATGTTAAGCAGTATCCCATTGGCCGGCGCTTACGCTTCAGGATCAGACACGATTAAAATTGCCTTAATTGGCTGTGGCGACCGTGGAACAGGAGCCGCTTTCCAGGCCTTGAGCACTAAATTCAACATTAAACTGGTGGCTATGGCCGATGCTTTTCAGGATCGCCTGGACAGCAGTTACCAATCGCTAAGCGGAAAATTTGCAGCAAAGATGGATGTTCCAAAAGAACGCCAGTTTGTGGGTTTCGATGCTTATTTAAAAGCCATTCCATTAGCCGATGTAGTGCTATTAACCACGCCTCCGGGCTTCCGCCCGATCCATTTCGAAGAAGCGGTTAAACAGAACAAACAAGTTTTCATGGAGAAACCTGTTGCTGTAGATGCACCGGGCATTAGAAAGGTATTGGCCGCAGCCGAAGAAGCCAAAAAGAAAAAATTAAATGTTGTAGTAGGTTTACAGCGCCGTTACCAGACCAACTATCGCGAGTCGATGAAACGCATTAACGATGGTGCCATTGGCGATATCATGTCGGGCCAGGTATACTGGAACAGTGGTGGCGTTTGGGTACGTCCGCGTAAAGCAAACCAAACCGAAATGGAATACCAAATGAGAAACTGGTATTATTTCAACTGGTTATGCGGCGATCATATCGTTGAGCAACATGTACATAATATCGATATTGCCAACTGGATGAAAAACGGACATCCGGTTTCGGTACAGGGAACAGGTAGCCGTGCCTGGAGAACAGGAAAAGATTACGGAGAAATTTACGATAACCACTCTATCGAATTAACGTATGCAGATGGCGCGGTAATCAATAGCCAGTGTCGACATTTCGAGGGGATCAGTAACCGTGTGGATGAATCTTTTCAAGGTACCAAAGGTAAAATTTTTCTTTCAGGCAGCAATCAGGCCATTATGAAAGATTACAGTGGCAAAGAACTATATAACCACAATACTAAAGGAAACGCAAATCCTTACCAAACAGAACACGACGAACTGTTCGATGCGGTTTCTAAGGGAGAATATAAATTCAGTAATGTAGACTATGCTGCAACCAGTACATTCTCTGCAATTATCGGTCGTTATGCTACTTACTCTGGTCAAACCATTAAATGGGATGAGGCTTTAGCTTCTAACATCAGTTTAATGCCAGAGCGTTTTGCATGGGACGCGAATCCGAAGTTAATGCCTGATGAAAAAGGACTATACCCTATCGCCATGCCCGGACAAGCAAAGGTGATTTAA
- a CDS encoding putative thioredoxin/glutaredoxin (product_source=COG5494; cog=COG5494), whose translation MQKLISHGNTEITEEIKVFPCFSCLRDNIMLRYAQKRGSFPLISQITAEKYPFNPLGSKESLLKHNACAKFN comes from the coding sequence ATGCAAAAATTAATTAGCCACGGAAACACAGAAATCACAGAGGAGATTAAAGTTTTTCCGTGTTTTTCGTGCCTCCGTGACAACATAATGCTTAGATATGCGCAAAAAAGAGGATCTTTCCCGCTGATTTCACAGATCACCGCAGAAAAATATCCATTCAATCCGCTAGGATCTAAGGAATCGCTTTTAAAACACAACGCCTGTGCAAAATTTAATTAG
- a CDS encoding alpha-amylase (product_source=KO:K01176; cath_funfam=2.60.40.1180,3.20.20.80; cog=COG0366; ko=KO:K01176; pfam=PF00128,PF09154; smart=SM00642; superfamily=51011,51445), producing the protein MQNQTLIQFFHWYYNEEQNLWTKVAAEASHLKEIGITSVWLPPAYKSNNAAYDVGYAVYDLFDLGEFDQKGSVNTKHGSKDEYLKAIEALHDNEIGVLADAVFNHKAGGDELEKVAVRTVNPENRNEFTSDVFEIEAWTKFTFPARQGKYSEFIWNHECFSGVDWAEDLQKTAIYSIQNYLGEGFEEVPSTELGNYDYLMFNDIDYRNRAVIEELKYWGEWIVETTKVDGFRLDAVKHINPDFIVEWIDHLNQKFNREFFIVAEDWNVVDREGQLNYIEITGGRTQIFDSLLHHNFFLASKEENFDMRTIFDGTLVQVKPDLAVTFVDNHDSQPLQALESYVDFWFRPLAYAIILLRVQGIPCLFFPDLYGGIYDDKDKEGDEVHVELVAIPAVETMSKIRTALAYGEQRDYFDHGICVGWTRAGDEEHENSGLAVLLSTGEEGYKEMEIGKHFAGKTFVDALGYRQQEVVIDENGWAEFHCNAGSVSVWVLKVG; encoded by the coding sequence ATGCAAAACCAGACCCTGATCCAATTTTTCCATTGGTATTATAATGAAGAACAAAATTTGTGGACTAAAGTAGCTGCCGAAGCAAGTCATTTAAAAGAAATTGGGATAACGTCTGTTTGGCTGCCTCCAGCCTATAAATCAAACAATGCGGCTTACGATGTTGGTTATGCGGTTTACGACCTTTTTGATTTGGGCGAGTTTGATCAGAAAGGAAGTGTGAATACCAAACATGGCTCTAAAGATGAGTATCTCAAAGCGATTGAAGCACTGCACGATAATGAAATTGGCGTATTGGCCGATGCGGTTTTTAACCACAAAGCCGGTGGCGATGAACTCGAAAAAGTAGCAGTTAGAACTGTAAATCCAGAAAATAGAAACGAGTTTACCAGCGATGTTTTCGAAATAGAAGCCTGGACGAAATTTACTTTCCCCGCGCGACAGGGTAAATATTCTGAATTTATATGGAATCATGAGTGTTTTAGTGGGGTAGACTGGGCCGAAGACCTCCAAAAAACGGCGATTTATTCGATCCAGAATTATTTGGGAGAAGGTTTTGAAGAGGTGCCTTCTACCGAATTGGGCAATTACGATTATCTGATGTTTAACGATATCGATTACCGCAATAGGGCCGTAATTGAAGAATTAAAATATTGGGGCGAATGGATCGTTGAAACCACCAAAGTAGATGGTTTTCGCTTAGATGCGGTTAAACACATCAATCCGGATTTTATTGTAGAGTGGATCGATCACCTGAACCAAAAATTTAACCGCGAATTTTTTATCGTAGCCGAAGATTGGAATGTGGTGGATAGGGAAGGACAATTGAACTATATTGAAATTACAGGTGGGCGCACGCAGATATTTGACTCACTTTTGCACCATAATTTTTTCCTGGCGAGTAAGGAAGAGAACTTTGATATGCGGACGATTTTTGATGGAACCCTGGTTCAGGTTAAGCCAGATCTGGCCGTAACATTTGTTGATAATCATGATTCGCAACCTTTACAGGCACTGGAATCTTATGTCGATTTTTGGTTCAGACCTTTGGCTTATGCCATCATCCTGTTGCGTGTACAGGGCATTCCGTGTTTGTTCTTTCCTGATCTGTACGGCGGAATTTATGATGATAAAGACAAAGAAGGCGATGAGGTGCATGTGGAGTTAGTCGCAATTCCGGCAGTAGAAACCATGAGTAAAATCCGTACAGCTTTAGCCTACGGTGAGCAACGCGATTATTTTGACCATGGCATTTGCGTTGGCTGGACCCGTGCTGGTGATGAGGAACATGAGAATAGTGGCCTGGCGGTATTGTTAAGCACTGGGGAAGAAGGATATAAAGAAATGGAAATCGGTAAACACTTTGCCGGAAAAACCTTTGTTGATGCTTTAGGTTATCGCCAGCAGGAAGTAGTTATTGATGAAAATGGCTGGGCGGAATTTCACTGCAATGCCGGAAGTGTATCAGTTTGGGTGTTGAAGGTGGGGTAA
- a CDS encoding putative endonuclease (product_source=KO:K07461; cath_funfam=3.40.1440.10; cog=COG2827; ko=KO:K07461; pfam=PF01541; smart=SM00465; superfamily=82771), translated as MERGGCVYIMTNAFNTVYYIGVTSDLHSRVIDHKCKRYPTSFTAKYNCIKLVYFMFYPSIEEAIADEKKLKKWNRDWKIKLISDNNPQWLDLFNEDL; from the coding sequence ATGGAACGCGGTGGTTGTGTTTACATTATGACAAATGCCTTTAACACGGTTTATTACATCGGCGTTACCTCTGACTTACACTCAAGAGTAATTGATCATAAATGCAAAAGATATCCAACTTCCTTTACAGCTAAATACAATTGTATAAAGCTGGTATATTTTATGTTCTATCCTAGCATTGAGGAGGCAATTGCTGATGAGAAGAAATTAAAGAAATGGAATAGGGATTGGAAAATTAAGTTGATTAGCGATAACAATCCTCAATGGCTAGATTTGTTTAATGAGGACTTGTGA
- a CDS encoding hypothetical protein (product_source=Hypo-rule applied; cleavage_site_network=SignalP-noTM; pfam=PF17116; superfamily=117074,49303,81296), producing MQKILIPVLFFISTLAFAQNDKTFTNTNKIYLPNIKTVLCYNSNKEQSLPVIMLNSSETITFSFDDLLAGTKNYWYTIEHCTAEWETSKISSIDYLGSFNDDRIINYRYSSNTTRKYTHYEISLPNTQIQPKIGGNYVLKVYLDGDKNQPVISQRFYILDSQVAVAAEVNNSMQVENRNYKQKINFTINHAFPIPNPYQDIKAVVMQNFNANTIQVNTKPSFVRPNQLVYNDLNTNDFWGDNEFRKFDTRSLRYKADNVKDIYRDNQSVNVMLFQDAPRTVGAFANQYDENGNFFIRNTDGRDDKTEAEYMSVLFTLNAPAPSPNGDAYVVGRFNNYTMSNENKLLYDANRKQFYGNVILKQGLYDYEFAWFNKDTRVMETKPFEGAFFQTENSYQIFVYYRRPGARWDTLIGYTNLSNKVTDRR from the coding sequence ATGCAGAAAATATTAATTCCGGTTTTATTTTTCATCTCTACCCTGGCCTTTGCGCAAAACGACAAAACGTTTACCAACACGAATAAAATTTATCTTCCAAATATTAAAACTGTACTTTGCTATAACAGCAATAAAGAGCAGAGCCTGCCTGTAATTATGCTCAATTCGTCAGAAACGATCACTTTTTCGTTCGACGATTTACTTGCAGGCACCAAAAACTACTGGTATACCATTGAGCATTGTACCGCAGAATGGGAGACTTCGAAAATTTCGAGTATTGACTATTTAGGAAGTTTTAACGACGACCGCATCATCAATTATCGCTATTCTTCCAACACCACAAGAAAATACACCCATTACGAAATCAGTTTACCCAATACCCAAATACAGCCGAAAATTGGGGGTAATTATGTGTTAAAAGTTTATTTAGATGGCGATAAAAACCAACCTGTTATTTCGCAACGCTTCTACATCCTCGATAGTCAGGTTGCCGTAGCAGCAGAAGTAAACAATTCTATGCAGGTTGAAAACAGAAACTACAAGCAAAAAATCAATTTCACCATTAACCATGCTTTTCCCATCCCGAACCCCTACCAGGATATAAAAGCAGTAGTGATGCAAAACTTCAATGCCAATACGATCCAGGTGAATACTAAACCATCTTTTGTAAGGCCAAACCAATTGGTTTATAACGACCTCAATACCAATGATTTCTGGGGAGACAACGAATTTAGAAAATTTGATACGAGGAGTTTGCGTTACAAGGCTGATAATGTTAAAGATATTTATCGCGATAATCAATCCGTAAACGTGATGCTTTTTCAGGATGCGCCCAGAACTGTTGGTGCATTTGCCAACCAGTACGATGAAAACGGAAACTTTTTTATCCGTAATACCGACGGACGTGACGATAAAACAGAAGCAGAGTACATGAGTGTTTTATTTACATTAAATGCTCCTGCACCTAGCCCGAATGGCGATGCTTATGTTGTTGGCCGGTTTAACAATTATACCATGAGCAATGAAAATAAACTGTTATATGATGCCAACAGGAAACAGTTTTACGGTAATGTTATACTTAAACAGGGCCTATACGATTATGAGTTTGCCTGGTTTAATAAAGACACCAGGGTAATGGAAACCAAACCTTTCGAAGGTGCATTCTTCCAGACCGAAAACAGCTATCAGATCTTTGTTTATTATCGCCGCCCCGGTGCGCGCTGGGATACATTGATTGGTTATACCAACCTGAGCAATAAAGTTACCGATAGAAGGTAA
- a CDS encoding hydroxypyruvate isomerase (product_source=KO:K01816; cath_funfam=3.20.20.150; cog=COG3622; ko=KO:K01816; pfam=PF01261; superfamily=51658): MKRSEFIRNSLLTAGAITTGAGITGTFAAEKHNTLSDKVFNMDYAPHQGMFENHAGKSFLDQIQFMYDKGFRSIEDNGYLNRSVEEQEKIGNLLAKLGMRMGVFVVDGGDNWKTSLTTGKKEFKDKFVETCKKSVEAAKRCNAKWLTVVPGFYERNLPYGNQFANVIDAMRAGAEIFEPHGLIMVLETLSDTPELFLQKTNETYAVCKAVKSPSCKILYDIYHMQRTEGDLIKTIDRCWDEIAYIQIGDNPGRKEPTTGEINYKNLFKHLHKKGYKGVMGMEHGNSKGGKEGELAVISAYRAEDNFL; the protein is encoded by the coding sequence ATGAAAAGAAGTGAATTTATAAGAAACAGCTTATTAACTGCTGGCGCAATAACCACAGGCGCCGGAATTACAGGTACTTTTGCAGCTGAAAAGCATAATACATTAAGCGATAAGGTTTTTAACATGGATTATGCCCCACACCAGGGCATGTTCGAAAACCATGCAGGCAAGAGTTTCTTAGATCAGATCCAGTTTATGTACGATAAAGGTTTCCGTTCTATCGAAGATAACGGTTACCTAAACCGATCAGTAGAAGAACAGGAAAAAATTGGAAACCTGCTGGCGAAACTGGGTATGCGCATGGGCGTTTTTGTGGTAGATGGTGGCGATAACTGGAAAACTTCTTTAACCACTGGCAAAAAGGAATTTAAAGATAAATTTGTAGAAACCTGCAAAAAATCGGTTGAAGCCGCAAAACGTTGTAATGCAAAATGGCTTACCGTAGTACCTGGGTTTTACGAACGCAACCTGCCTTATGGCAATCAATTTGCCAATGTAATTGATGCCATGCGTGCCGGAGCAGAAATTTTTGAACCCCATGGTCTGATTATGGTTTTAGAAACCTTGAGCGATACCCCAGAGCTTTTCCTGCAAAAAACAAATGAAACCTATGCGGTTTGTAAAGCGGTTAAAAGTCCTTCGTGTAAAATCCTTTACGATATTTATCACATGCAACGTACCGAAGGCGACTTAATTAAAACCATCGACCGCTGCTGGGATGAAATTGCCTATATCCAGATTGGTGATAATCCGGGCCGGAAAGAACCTACAACCGGAGAAATCAATTATAAAAACCTATTCAAACACCTGCATAAAAAAGGTTATAAAGGAGTTATGGGTATGGAGCATGGCAATTCGAAAGGCGGAAAAGAAGGCGAATTGGCTGTTATTTCTGCTTACAGGGCTGAGGATAATTTTTTGTAG
- a CDS encoding acyl-CoA hydrolase (product_source=COG1607; cath_funfam=3.10.129.10; cog=COG1607; pfam=PF03061; superfamily=54637) — MGACSIGWILQPAISAQKHCNRIVVTASVDNVSFKQPIKLGDVITIEAKVTRAFNTSVEVRLDVWSENIPSGARQKSNEAYYTFVAVDQSARTIPVPELIPETPEEIDLFDGALRRRQLRLVLGGKMNPDDASELKALFFKA; from the coding sequence GTGGGCGCTTGCTCCATTGGATGGATATTGCAGCCGGCAATTTCGGCTCAAAAACACTGTAACCGTATTGTGGTAACGGCTTCGGTTGATAACGTTTCTTTTAAACAACCCATTAAATTAGGTGATGTGATTACCATTGAGGCCAAAGTAACCAGGGCTTTTAATACCTCGGTAGAAGTTCGTTTAGATGTTTGGTCAGAGAATATTCCAAGTGGCGCCCGCCAAAAAAGCAATGAAGCTTATTATACCTTTGTTGCGGTAGATCAGAGTGCCCGTACCATCCCTGTGCCAGAACTAATACCAGAAACACCCGAAGAAATTGACTTATTTGACGGCGCTTTACGCCGCAGGCAATTGCGTTTGGTTTTGGGTGGAAAAATGAACCCTGATGATGCCAGCGAGCTAAAGGCACTTTTCTTTAAAGCATAA
- a CDS encoding sulfatase modifying factor 1 (product_source=KO:K13444; cath_funfam=3.90.1580.10; cleavage_site_network=SignalP-noTM; cog=COG1262; ko=KO:K13444; pfam=PF03781; superfamily=56436), with the protein MFKKLIAVALISYPCAQISAQTSSDSYTQSINGTKLKFDMQAIPAGKFKMGSKTGKPDEQPVHEVKLDAFWIGKHEVTWDIFEPFLYRDYEKQASTSAIPAEVDAVTRPTKPYLDMTFGMGKEHQPAVAMTQYNAIQFCKWLYVRTGIFYRLPTEAEWEYACKAGTETNYSFGNDATKLGDYAWYKDNSDNKTHQVGQKKPNAWGLFDMYGNVSEWTYDQYIADFYSRSKDKTAENPVAVPEKLYPNVVRGGSYDETPNNLTSTVRLASDPSWKQLDPQIPKSNWWFPEAPFVGMRLVRPAKTPSKAEIDAYYNKQPIKDF; encoded by the coding sequence ATGTTTAAAAAGTTAATTGCCGTAGCATTAATCTCCTATCCTTGTGCACAGATTTCAGCACAAACTTCTAGTGACTCGTACACACAATCCATTAATGGAACAAAATTAAAATTCGATATGCAGGCTATACCAGCAGGCAAATTTAAGATGGGAAGTAAAACAGGGAAACCTGATGAGCAACCTGTTCACGAGGTTAAACTCGATGCTTTCTGGATTGGAAAACATGAAGTAACCTGGGATATTTTCGAACCTTTTCTTTATCGCGATTACGAAAAACAAGCCAGCACAAGTGCTATTCCAGCCGAGGTAGATGCGGTAACCAGACCCACAAAACCCTATCTCGATATGACTTTTGGCATGGGTAAAGAGCACCAGCCTGCGGTAGCAATGACACAATATAATGCCATCCAGTTTTGCAAATGGCTTTATGTGCGTACTGGTATTTTCTACCGCTTACCAACAGAAGCCGAATGGGAATATGCCTGTAAAGCAGGTACAGAAACCAATTATTCTTTTGGCAATGATGCAACCAAATTAGGAGATTATGCCTGGTATAAAGACAATAGCGACAATAAAACGCATCAGGTAGGACAAAAAAAACCAAATGCCTGGGGATTATTTGATATGTACGGAAACGTGAGCGAATGGACTTACGATCAATACATCGCTGATTTCTATAGTCGAAGCAAGGATAAAACTGCAGAAAACCCTGTGGCAGTACCCGAAAAACTCTACCCAAATGTAGTTCGTGGTGGCTCTTATGATGAAACGCCGAACAACCTGACTTCAACAGTTAGGTTAGCGTCTGATCCGTCATGGAAACAATTAGATCCACAGATTCCAAAAAGCAATTGGTGGTTCCCTGAAGCACCATTTGTAGGCATGCGTTTAGTACGACCGGCTAAAACGCCATCAAAAGCAGAAATTGATGCTTATTACAACAAACAACCTATAAAAGACTTTTAA
- a CDS encoding hypothetical protein (product_source=Hypo-rule applied; cath_funfam=3.30.700.10): protein MTLYFLCGKKPFTYNTLRQLIITKTDLKDLRQLDPETSTIDRIYRKVVIARNEAILKRTLVAIVVRLLRSSQ from the coding sequence ATGACCTTATATTTCTTATGTGGCAAAAAACCTTTTACCTATAATACTCTTAGACAATTAATTATAACTAAGACTGACTTAAAAGATCTTCGCCAATTAGATCCTGAAACAAGTACCATTGACAGAATCTATAGAAAGGTCGTCATTGCGAGGAACGAAGCAATCTTAAAGCGCACGCTAGTAGCGATCGTTGTAAGATTGCTTCGTTCCTCGCAATGA
- a CDS encoding thiamine biosynthesis lipoprotein (product_source=KO:K03734; cog=COG1477; ko=KO:K03734; pfam=PF02424; superfamily=143631), translating to MRYRFLLFLLPLIFAFSLKKEVKQYKINGYAQGTDYAIMYYATDSVATKAGIDSLLNEIDLSMSLYKKGSLINQFNAAKKEIKTDRFINDVLKRSFEINRDTKGVFDITVAPLVQAWGFGPKEAKNEPDPAVIKSILACVGMKNLKLKNGLLSKLKPCVQIDLNGIAQGYSVDLIAAYLEKKGIKQYVAELGGEIRISGPKPNGETMKIGIEGPDKDGTPVIRHIAAINSGAITTSGNYRKFHQSGKKKISHLIDPKTGYPLDNEMISVTVYANDAITADGYDNALMAMHLKDAIAFVESRKNLEAYFVYHQKDGKVADTLTTGFKKLITH from the coding sequence ATGCGTTATAGGTTTTTGCTTTTCCTTTTACCACTGATTTTTGCTTTCTCCTTGAAAAAAGAAGTGAAGCAATATAAAATCAATGGTTATGCACAGGGAACCGATTATGCTATAATGTACTATGCCACTGATAGTGTAGCCACTAAGGCAGGCATAGATAGTTTATTAAACGAAATTGATTTATCGATGTCGCTTTACAAAAAGGGATCATTGATAAATCAATTTAATGCTGCTAAAAAAGAGATCAAAACCGACCGTTTTATAAATGATGTGCTCAAAAGGAGTTTCGAGATCAATCGGGATACAAAAGGTGTTTTCGATATTACGGTTGCTCCATTGGTACAAGCCTGGGGTTTTGGGCCAAAAGAGGCTAAAAACGAGCCCGATCCAGCAGTCATTAAATCGATACTCGCCTGCGTAGGCATGAAAAACCTAAAATTAAAGAATGGTTTATTAAGCAAACTAAAGCCTTGCGTGCAGATCGATTTAAACGGAATTGCCCAGGGTTACAGTGTTGATTTAATTGCCGCTTATCTCGAAAAAAAAGGGATTAAGCAGTACGTGGCCGAACTGGGGGGCGAAATTCGGATTTCAGGGCCTAAACCCAATGGAGAAACCATGAAAATCGGTATTGAAGGTCCGGATAAGGATGGGACTCCGGTAATCAGGCATATCGCTGCGATAAATTCAGGAGCAATCACCACCTCTGGTAACTACCGGAAATTCCACCAGAGCGGAAAGAAAAAGATTTCACACCTGATCGATCCCAAAACAGGCTATCCGCTAGATAATGAAATGATCAGCGTAACAGTGTACGCTAATGATGCCATTACAGCTGATGGCTACGACAATGCCTTAATGGCCATGCACCTTAAAGATGCTATTGCCTTTGTAGAAAGCAGAAAAAACCTCGAAGCTTATTTTGTATACCATCAAAAAGATGGCAAAGTGGCTGATACCCTAACTACAGGGTTTAAAAAATTAATTACACACTAA